One window of the Pedosphaera parvula Ellin514 genome contains the following:
- a CDS encoding GNAT family N-acetyltransferase, which translates to MNIRTANLSDAEVVADFNLRLAWESEHLKLAPETVRKGVGALLKAAAKGVYFVAEETGAGVVGQTLVTYEWSDWRNGNIWWIQSVFVKEEFRGQGVFKALFEHVERLAKESGEVCSLRLYVEKENSRAHRAYSKLGMEETHYRIFEKAIR; encoded by the coding sequence ATGAACATTCGCACAGCCAATTTGAGTGATGCAGAGGTGGTTGCTGATTTTAACCTGCGGCTGGCATGGGAATCTGAGCACCTGAAGCTCGCACCGGAGACCGTGCGGAAAGGGGTGGGGGCGTTGCTGAAAGCTGCGGCCAAAGGGGTTTACTTCGTTGCCGAAGAGACGGGAGCGGGAGTCGTTGGGCAAACATTGGTCACTTACGAATGGAGCGATTGGCGCAATGGAAATATCTGGTGGATACAGAGTGTTTTCGTGAAGGAAGAGTTTCGGGGCCAGGGAGTGTTCAAAGCGCTATTTGAGCACGTGGAGCGGTTGGCGAAGGAATCAGGAGAGGTGTGTTCGTTGCGGTTGTATGTGGAAAAGGAGAACAGCAGGGCGCACCGGGCGTACTCCAAGCTCGGGATGGAGGAGACGCACTATCGAATTTTTGAGAAGGCGATTCGCTAA
- a CDS encoding Smr/MutS family protein, with translation MDENEPVQLPIDGVLDLHTFRPREIKDLVLDYLAACQERGILQVRIIHGKGSGNLRRTVHSILGKHPEVISYSLDHPQFGGWGATILTLRKKA, from the coding sequence ATGGACGAAAACGAACCTGTCCAACTGCCGATCGACGGAGTTTTGGATCTGCACACCTTTCGACCGCGCGAGATCAAAGACCTTGTTCTTGACTACCTCGCCGCCTGTCAGGAGCGTGGCATTCTGCAAGTCCGCATCATTCATGGCAAAGGCAGCGGCAACCTCCGTCGCACGGTTCACTCCATTCTTGGCAAACATCCTGAAGTCATTTCCTATTCGCTCGATCATCCACAATTTGGTGGCTGGGGAGCAACCATCCTGACGCTACGAAAAAAAGCCTGA